From a region of the Dictyostelium discoideum AX4 chromosome 2 chromosome, whole genome shotgun sequence genome:
- a CDS encoding molybdenum cofactor sulfurase domain-containing protein, whose protein sequence is MSTNNLLIEFVKSNINFFIGAGILALNAYAFYNNNNLKLDSCSSDQKIKIKKIIIYPIKSCKGIEVKSCKWDKYGFVNDRRFMLIENGRFMTQRKAPKMALIQPNISEDGKWLIIKDKDNTTSELRVLINDTSRKEVINVGIWKDNVNVVDCGEEPSIWFSNYLGIDGVRLVTMASGGSYTRKVDTVYIDKKQQQPEEIHQVSLCDGSQTNILSESSIVELNNRISETRKSNGEEQRSPLTWERFRPNILVSAGDKSFEEDTWEKINISGLVLKKLSAGCPRCKLTTVDYDAGVLNPYDDNEPLRTLETFRKFDSGLLFGAEFIQEFENEANGSEISVGDIINVLKV, encoded by the exons atgtcaacaaataatttattgattgaatttgttaaatcaaatattaatttttttattggtgcTGGTATTTTAGCTTTGAATGCATATGCattctataataataacaatttaaaattagataGTTGTTCATCAGaccaaaaaattaaaattaagaaaattataatttatccaa TTAAATCATGTAAAGGAATTGAAGTTAAATCATGTAAATGGGATAAATATGGATTTGTTAATGATAGAAGATTTATGTTAATTGAAAATGGCAGATTTATGACTCAAAGAAAAGCACCAAAAATGGCATTAATTCAACCAAATATTTCAGAGGATGGTAAATGgttaattattaaagataaagataacaCCACTAGTGAACTTCgtgttttaattaatgacACTAGTAGAAAGGAAGTTATTAATGTTGGAATTTGGAAAGATAATGTAAATGTAGTAGATTGTGGTGAAGAACCAAGTATTTggttttcaaattatttaggTATTGATGGTGTTAGATTAGTAACAATGGCATCAGGTGGAAGTTACACTAGAAAAGTTGATACTGtttatattgataaaaaacaacaacaacccgAAGAAATTCATCAAGTTTCATTATGTGATGGATCACAAACTAATATTTTATCAGAATCAAGTattgttgaattaaataatcgtATTTCTGAAACTCGTAAATCTAATGGTGAAGAACAAAGATCTCCACTTACATGGGAAAGATTTAGACCAAATATTTTAGTTAGTGCTGGtgataaatcatttgaagaaGATACATGggaaaaaatcaatatttcaGGATtagttttaaagaaattatcagCAGGTTGTCCAAGATGTAAATTAACAACAGTAGATTACGATGCTGGTGTTCTCAATCCATATGACGATAATGAACCATTACGTACATTAGAAACTTTCCGTAAATTTGATAGTGGTCTTTTATTTGGTGCTGAATTTATTcaagaatttgaaaatgaggCTAATGGTTCTGAAATTTCAGTTGGagatattattaatgttttaaaagtttaa
- a CDS encoding cellular retinaldehyde-binding/triple function domain-containing protein: MSGYVGNLSPEQEHQLGIIKSKIAEINDPVVEKEIQQLDDSMTLRFLRARKWNLKDSFDMLYEALKFRATFQDVGVEGITESMVVNELKSGKSYFHGVDKGGRPVCIVKTSRHDSYNRDLNESMRYCVYVMENGKSMLKDGIETCTLIFDMSDFSSKNMDYPLVKFMVELFQKFYPESLQKCLILNAPWIFMGIWHIIKHWLDPNTASKVSFVKTKQLVDYIPKDQLESSYGGTSTFKYTYEGKEVK, from the exons atgagtgGATACGTTGGAAACCTTTCACCAGAACAAGAACATCAATTAGGTattattaaatctaaaattgcAGAAATTAATGATCCAGTtgtagaaaaagaaattcaacaattagaTGATTCTATGACCTTAAG atttttaaGAGCTAGAAAATGGAATCTAAAAGATTCATTTGATATGCTCTATGAAGCATTAAAATTCCGAGCAACATTTCAAGATGTTGGAGTTGAAGGTATAACAGAATCAATGGTTGTTAATGAATTAAAGAGTGGTAAGAGTTATTTCCATGGTGTTGATAAAGGTGGTAGACCAGTTTGTATTGTTAAAACCAGTAGACATGATAGTTACAACAGAGATTTGAATGAATCGATGAGATATTGTGTCTACGTAATGGAAAATGGTAAATCAATGTTAAAGGACGGTATTGAAACTTGTACACTTATTTTCGATATGTCTGATTTTAGTTCAAAAAATATGGATTATCCATTGGTTAAATTTATGGttgaattatttcaaaagttTTATCCAGAATCATTAcaaaaatgtttaattttaaatgcaCCTTGGATCTTTATGGGAATTTGGCATATCATCAAACATTGGTTAGATCCAAATACCGCTTCAAAAGTTTCTTTTGTCAAAACTAAACAATTGGTTGATTATATTCCAAAAGATCAATTAGAAAGTTCTTATGGTGGAACAAGTACATTTAAATATACTTATGAAGGAAAAGAagtaaagtaa
- a CDS encoding ADP-ribosylation factor-related, with protein sequence MTTLTSHTTTIDNNNNNNSNSNSNSNINSNSNNSSNNENNTGFNKASSSSRNRSGSINIGRNRSNSDSDCNNNNNNSNKIENDNESETNSKNTANSSPVLSSFKPYTNIVEYSKSEFNLMTKSLRFIDKNRYLSTIKCTILGLSGVGKTSFMRRFSSGEFLIEESTTFGAIRTLHMMHYSNLSLHLEIWDSGGHDRLRGLLPFYLSNANCVILMYDVCNSDSFRRTFETLSKQRKDIADGALIIVIGNKVDCDKKREVTTEQLEKKCLESLDTLGNISWCEISAKTGYNIREPFNIISKNISTMISILKSNHKSNSTQNHLNNSNNNSNSIMNNSGNNLSNSIGLSIFQNNSNNSNGGGGGGGGGGIGNSNGNLPTFFELDEESQDDSDTNSSLPSHIMSNPDLVMIRNNHYSCLERSIKPIPENVIIKLDQFKIELEPSINNLFNKFLSIKKKVYTFKEIMNNDENDFNNNSGNNSGNNSNNTTPGNSGEVKGSFCIIVDKFHPKRIEFKRKSSTVTTSDVVLLCDYRDHLIKIFTSLCPPKFKIPIVEGCSSSTITDFIVYFNDCLRYYSRDPIERSYIEKFNRLSSSLSSSSSSSSTTPTSSTSSSSSSTLKINTSGINGINNNEVLVNLNLSKMLKDEKYIISTSQSINWNASIETLDISDNSLDKYDIKIFNELLQSINNSVSIINLNLSNNSLNFKHKNSLVEFMQSMKLKSLDLSFNELFNSCNLIAQSLTHNSTLNYLSLAGNKLTNDNAQSLSQMIQSRNSVINNLNVSENLIEDEGALFLLKVQQQKQQQQQIYLNLQSNPIKHFSKFTTGSNSQPSSPITSKHNIY encoded by the exons atgactACTTTAACATCACACACAACTACTatcgataataataataataataatagtaatagtaatagtaatagtaatattaatagtaatagtaataatagtagtaataatgaaaacaATACAGGATTTAATAAAGCAAGTTCATCAAGTAGAAATCGAAGTGGTAGTATAAACATTGGTAGGAATAGGTCGAACAGTGATTctgattgtaataataataataataattcaaataaaattgaaaatgataatgaaagtgaaacaaatagtaaaaatacaGCAAATTCATCACCagtattatcatcatttaaaccaTATACAAATATAGTTGAATATTCAAAAtctgaatttaatttaatgacAAAATCTTTAAGATTCattgataaaaatagatatttaTCAACTATAAAGTGTACAATTTTAGGTTTAAGTG gtGTTGGTAAAACATCATTTATGAGAAGATTTTCATCAggtgaatttttaattgaagaatCAACAACATTTGGAGCAATTAGAACATTACATATGATGCATTATAgtaatttatcattacatTTAGAGATTTGGGATTCAGGTGGTCATGATAGATTAAGAGGATTATTACCATTCTATTTATCGAATGCAAATTGTGTGATATTGATGTATGATGTTTGTAATAGTGATAGTTTTAGAAGGACATTTGAAACATTATCAAAACAAAGAAAGGATATAGCTGACGGTGCATTAATTATAGTCATTGGTAATAAAGTCGATTGTGATAAGAAACGTGAGGTCACAACAGAACAATTGGAAAAGAAATGTTTAGAATCATTAGATACATTGGGTAATATAAGTTGGTGTGAAATTTCTGCAAAAACAGGTTACAACATTAGAGAACCATTTAATATAATCTCAAAGAATATTTCAACaatgatttcaattttaaaatcaaatcataAATCAAACTCTActcaaaatcatttaaataatagtaataataatagtaatagtattatgaataatagtggtaataatttatcaaattcaattggtttatcaatttttcaaaataatagtaataatagtaatggtggtggtggtggtggaggtggtggtggtattggtaatagtaatggcAATTTACCAACATTTTTCGAATTGGATGAAGAAAGTCAAGATGATTCAGAtacaaattcatcattacCTTCACATATAATGTCAAATCCTGATTTGGTTATGATTCGTAATAACCATTATTCATGTTTAGAGAGATCAATTAAACCAATACCAGAGAatgtaattataaaattggatcaatttaaaattgaactTGAACCaagtataaataatttattcaataaattcttatcaattaaaaaaaaagtttatacatttaaagaaattatgaataatgatgaaaatgattttaataataatagtggtaataatagtggtaataatagtaataatacaactcCAGGTAATAGTGGTGAAGTTAAAGGTAGTTTTTGTATAATTGTGGATAAATTTCACCCAAAAAGAATTgaattcaaaagaaaatcCTCAACAGTTACAACTTCTGATGTCGTTTTACTTTGTGATTATAGAgatcatttaattaaaatttttacttCTTTATGTCCacctaaatttaaaattccaattg ttgaaggttgtagtagtagtacaATTACAGATTTTATTGtatattttaatgattgtttAAGGTATTATTCGAGAGATCCAATTGAAAGATCATATATTGAAAAGTTTAATAGgttatcatcatctttatcatcatcatcatcatcatcatcaactacACCAACATCGTCaacatcgtcatcatcatcatcaacattaaaaattaatacaagTGGTATTaatggtattaataataatgaagtattagttaatttaaatttgtcgaaaatgttaaaagatgaaaaatatataatttcaacctcacaatcaattaattggaATGCTTCAATTGAAACATTAGATATTTCTGATAATTCATTGGATAAATatgatataaaaatatttaatgaattattacaatcaattaataattcagtatctattattaatttaaatttatctaataattctttaaattttaaacataaaaattcattagttg aattcatgcaatcaatgaaattaaaatcattagatttaagttttaatgaattatttaatagttGTAATTTGATTGCACAATCATTGACACATAATTcaactttaaattatttatcattggctggtaataaattaacaaatgATAATGCTCAATCGTTATCTCAAATGATTCAAAGTAGAAATAGCGttatcaataatttaaatgtatctgaaaatttaattgaagatgaaggtgcattattcttattaaaagttcaacaacaaaaacaacaacaacaacaaatttatttaaatttacaatctaatccaattaaacatttttcaaaatttacaaCTGGTTCAAATTCTCAACCTTCTTCTCCAATCACTTCAAAacataatatttattaa
- the gefY gene encoding RasGEF domain-containing protein, giving the protein MIIIGVKRNINNSNNSNSNNNSNKKKDKIMSHNNNNTITGKNTNEIMNNNNNSNNNNNNNNNNNNNNNNNNNEENKIEVGATPNDIPTSIPSVKNLGKKYDSKAETHLLNQKVLSSPSKEVNSLKKSTNGTNTIPSSSIPSSPPSSPPSSSSLSSDRTSQDIPKSVNGLTASIVAKFSKNIDNNTTNNNSNNNNNSSLSTPIQSPRDSLETNPIKDEESEESEESEESKEEEEELKMGIKTTKTTSETIESSYSTSQLLKNDLIQEKGDDNNNIQEPQQPKYPTQTSFITDKSKRLSTPPINGTSISIGNNNNNNNNYINGNSGINTIPRNFQSHRVAGDWKDRKLNTLFTQGTVGGNGQNGTVRKNLIGTRELSTSSGILQCKDDSSSKDQDFEFNNSAGSSGNSSASNSNRNSIAFSSSNHFSSESSQSAPTLPIYNPSQYTSPSTPQSPSPSPSPPLISSKSIYINKPPPPHFNQQTNFSVSPTKSPSNEKQQQEDEDVKHLVRAFTNRKLNVHHAERKSKISVQDAEWIVKKFFHDTDRQSKFVLSENRTKDLNQPSSQFSPSTSPSTNSIPTNLLLSNKRLSTSLPNINTNINNSSNNTSSSSSSSSTTSSPSPLTTSSSTSVLPPPLSSSSSSQLTESLKTRIEENNNNNNNKNINNNNNNNNNNGRNSIHDSQEMTELEDPHSSPSYRHLEEVGKKKYVSAEPSRRPGIKTPLFLNVPTLAMPTQFHQIPPERVSSNLFSVSVEENSYPDNPLLFNQQIINRVANDKDLSYLFFPVLKSSTKITSSTLNNIIPINKLNNQIHNNNNNNVIISNNTGNNNNNNNSSKNNNTVKGNKKQQNKSSSSSQNNSPPSDFSLSVSPSPCSSLTPSPSPSPSSPLIESSMFTKDLSPPPPAAAAIVLQQPVATTNNKSTDKDSRKSLWSSMKSSKPPISTSQPSTIQDTISTSPPSTSTSPTSNSPPTSISPPPPSITTGSSPPSTAGTSPPNDNGNNNNNSNKELTISIPITNVNVHESNIVVASTPRSGRDLATIVAEEFKDRTDIVFCTQHLSMNRIKVRSASLDAMIDLLTNHRLSQPDLVESFLLTYKTFTSPLAVLTKLIERYEETDNINNNNNNNNDDLIISTRTTATITNEDEDNSNSNSNSNKTNKNSSRTIKLGVLSIIKCWVDRHHYDFERNKALLSAIVAFLEGPVIDDGMEKVSNIILKIIDRKANEAEARRTGTALVMHTSTSHCKFPPSIPPSLSKPDQIPTLQNFDDLEIARQLTLIEHEAYSMVKPNECINLAFSKSDKEIRAPNIINIIKRSNLLPLWVATEIVQEERLTKRANIIKKFISIADQCKNLNNFNAVMEILSGLNLTPVFRLKKTWETLPRKYLATFRHLNSLMAPKFNFKVYRDVLHTKNLPCLPFLGVYLTDLTFLEEGSFDQAENGLINIVKRTQIANIIQEIQQYQQLSYSFAPVPIIKDFLLQIGGLQERALYKQSKIIEP; this is encoded by the exons atgatCATTATAGGtgtaaaaagaaatataaataatagtaataatagtaatagtaataataatagtaataaaaaaaaagataaaattatgagtcataataataataataccatcaCTGGCAAAAATACAAATgaaataatgaataataataataatagtaataataataataataataataataataataataataataataataataataataatgaagaa AATAAAATTGAAGTTGGTGCAACACCAAATGATATACCAACATCAATACCAAGTGTAAAAAATTTAGGAAAGAAATATGATTCAAAAGCAGAAactcatttattaaatcaaaaagttTTATCTTCACCATCAAAAGAAgttaatagtttaaaaaaaagtactaATGGTACTAATACTATACCATCATCAAGtataccatcatcaccaccatcatcaccaccatcatcatcgtcattaTCATCTGATCGTACATCTCAAGATATTCCAAAGTCTGTAAATGGTTTAACTGCCTCTATAGTTgctaaattttcaaaaaatattgataataacaccacaaataataatagtaataataataataattcatcgtTATCTACACCAATACAATCACCAAGAGATTCATTAGAGACCAATCCaattaaagatgaagaaTCTGAGGAATCTGAAGAATCTGAAGAAtctaaagaagaagaagaggaattaaaaatgggtattaaaacaacaaagaCAACTAGTGAAACTATAGAGTCATCATATTCAACCTCTcaactattaaaaaatgatttaattcaaGAGAAGggagatgataataataatattcaagaaccacaacaaccaaaatATCCAACACAAACATCATTCATAACAGATAAAAGTAAAAGATTAtcaacaccaccaattaaTGGAACTTCTATTAGTATTggaaataacaataataataataataattatattaatggTAATAGTGGAATTAATACAATACCAAGAAATTTTCAATCTCATAGAGTTGCAGGTGATTGGAAAGATAGAAAATTGAATACACTTTTTACACAAGGTACagttggtggtaatggtcAAAATGGTACAGTTagaaagaatttaattgGCACTAGAGAATTATCAACTTCAAGTGGTATTTTACAATGTAAGGATGATTCATCTTCAAAAGATCaagattttgaatttaacaATAGTGCTGGTAGTAGTGGGAATTCAAGTGcatcaaatagtaatagaaATAGTATAGCATTTTCATCATCCAATCATTTTTCATCAGAATCTTCACAATCTGCTCCAACTTTACCAATTTATAATCCATCACAATAtacatcaccatcaacaccacagtcaccatcaccatcaccatcaccaccactcATTTCATCGaaatcaatttatattaataaaccaccaccaccacattTTAATCAACAAACCAATTTTTCAGTTTCACCAACAAAATCACCATCGaatgaaaaacaacaacaagaagatgaagatgttAAACATTTAGTAAGAGCATTTAcaaatagaaaattaaatgttCATCATGCAGAGAGAAAATCAAAGATATCAGTCCAAGATGCTGAATGGATagttaaaaagttttttcatGATACTGATCGTCAATCTAAATTTGTTCTTAGTGAAAATAGAACAAAGGATTTAAATCAACCATCATCACAGTTTTCACCATCAACTTCAccatcaacaaattcaattcctacaaatttattacttagtaataaaagattatcaacatcattaccaaatattaatactaatattaataatagtagtaataatacatcatcatcatcatcatcttcatcaacaacaagttcaccatcaccattgaCAACGTCATCATCAACTTCagtactaccaccaccattatcatcatcatcgtcatcacaATTAACTGAAAGTTTAAAAACTAGAATTGAagaaaataacaacaacaacaataataaaaacattaataataacaataataataataataataatggtcgTAATTCAATACATGATAGTCAAGAAATGACAGAATTAGAGGATCCAcattcatcaccatcatatAGACATTTAGAAGAAGTaggtaaaaagaaatatgtTTCAGCCGAGCCAAGTAGAAGACCTGGTATTAAAACACCACTATTCTTAAATGTACCAACATTGGCAATGCCAActcaatttcatcaaataCCACCAGAAAGAGTCTCTTCAAATTTATTCTCTGTCTCTGTTGAAGAGAATTCTTATCCTGACAATCCATTACTTTTTAATcaacaaattataaatagaGTTGCAAATGATAAAGATTTATCTTATTTATTCTTCCCAgttttaaaatcttcaacAAAAATTACTTCttcaactttaaataatattattccaataaataaattaaataatcaaattcataataataataataataatgttattattagtaataatactggtaataataataataataataatagctctaaaaataataacacagTTAAAGGTAATaagaaacaacaaaataaatcatcatcatcatcacaaaaTAATTCACCACCAAGTGATTTCTCATTATCAGTTTCACCATCGCCATGTTCTTCACTTActccatcaccatcaccatcaccttcatcaccattaattGAATCGTCAATGTTTACAAAAGatttatcaccaccaccacctgcAGCAGCAGCGATAGTATTACAACAACCAGTTGCtacaactaataataaatcaactgATAAAGATTCAAGAAAATCACTTTGGAGTTCAATGAAATCATCAAAACCTCCAATTTCAACATCACAACCATCAACTATACAAGATACAATTTCAActtcaccaccatcaacatcaacttCACCAACTTCAAATTCACCACCAACCTCAatttcaccaccaccaccatcaattaCAACAGgttcatcaccaccatcaactGCAGGTACATCACCACCAAATGATAatggcaataataataataatagtaataaagaattaacaATATCAATACCAATAACAAATGTAAATGTTCATGAAAGTAATATAGTTGTTGCATCAACACCAAGAAGTGGAAGAGATTTAGCAACCATTGTAGCAGAGGAATTTAAGGATAGAACTGATATTGTATTTTGTACTCAACATTTATCAATGAATAGAATTAAAGTTAGATCAGCATCTTTGGATGCAATGATTGATCTTTTAACAAATCATAGATTAAGTCAACCTGATCTTGTTGAATCTTTCCTTTTAACTTATAAAACTTTTACTTCACCATTAGCTGttttaacaaaattaattgaaagatATGAAGAAactgataatattaataataataataataataacaatgatgatttaataatatcaacaagaacaacagcaacaattacaaatgaagatgaagataattcaaattcaaattcaaattcaaataaaacaaataaaaattcaagtagaacaattaaattagGAGTATTAAGTATAATTAAATGTTGGGTAGATAGACATCATTATGATTTTGAAAGAAATAAAGCATTGTTAAGTGCAATTGTTGCATTTTTAGAAGGACCAGTTATTGATGATGGTATGGAGAAAGTTTCAAATATCATTTTAAAGATTATAGATAGAAAAGCCAATGAAGCCGAAGCAAGAAGAACAGGTACAGCATTGGTAATGCATACATCAACTAGTCATTGTAAATTTCCACCATCAATTCCACCATCATTATCTAAACCCGACCAAATACCAACACTTCAAAACTTTGATGACCTCGAGATCGCTCGTCAATTGACATTGATAGAACATGAAGCTTACTCTATGGTTAAACCAAATGAATGTATTAATTTGGCATTCTCAAAATCGGATAAAGAAATTCGTGCACCAAATATCATAAACATTATAAAGAGATCAAATCTCTTACCACTTTGGGTCGCTACTGAAATCGTACAAGAGGAGAGACTAACAAAACGTGCCAACATCATAAAGAAATTCATTTCAATAGCTGATCaatgtaaaaatttaaataattttaatgcgGTAATGGAGATTTTATCAGGCTTAAATTTAACACCAGTATTTCGTTTAAAGAAAACTTGGGAAACATTACCTCGAAAATATTTGGCAACTTTTAGACACTTAAACTCTTTAATGGCtccaaaattcaatttcaaagtTTATCGTGACGTTTTACATACAAAGAATTTACCTTGTTTACCATTTTTAGGTGTATATTTAACTGATTTAACCTTTTTAGAAGAAGGTTCTTTTGATCAAGCAGAGAATGGTTTAATCAATATTGTAAAGAGAACTCAAATTGCAAATATCATTCAAGAGattcaacaatatcaacaattatCTTATTCTTTTGCTCCTGTACcaataattaaagattttttacTTCAAATTGGTGGTTTACAAGAAAGAGCTTTATATAAACaatctaaaattattgaaccttaa
- the rabH gene encoding Rab GTPase yields MIKDNIKLKLTIIGDWNVGKSSLLYRFFNDVFYEQTKLSMGEHFFYKTVLIRGESIDLQITDTSGMEKFRSLNNSFYSNLDGILIVYDISDQETFENTKLWLNEANKLAPKDCIKIIVASKFDLENKVVDSNIVKSYADNLNLKFFETSSKNSINVEETFITLVEDILLKKNYQFNNITKNKNNQDEDFNKKKGCSIN; encoded by the coding sequence atgattaaagataatattaaattaaaattaacaataatcGGTGATTGGAATGTTGgaaaatcatcattattatatagattttttaatgatgttTTTTATGAACAAACCAAACTATCAATGGGTGaacactttttttataaaacagTTTTAATACGTGGTGAAAGTATAGATTTACAAATAACAGATACATCAGGTATGGAGAAATTCAGATCTCTAAACAATTCTTTTTATAGTAATTTAGATGGAATTTTAATAGTATATGATATATCTGATCAAGAAACATTTGAAAATACCAAACTTTGGCTTAATGAAGCAAATAAATTAGCACCAAAAGattgtataaaaataattgttgcAAGTAAATTTGATTTGGAAAATAAAGTTGTTGATTCAAATATTGTAAAATCATATgctgataatttaaatttgaaattttttgaaacaagttctaaaaattcaataaatgTTGAAGAAACTTTTATCACATTAGTAGaggatattttattaaaaaagaattatcaatttaataatattacaaaaaataaaaacaatcaagacgaagattttaataaaaaaaaaggttgttcaataaattaa